TTTGGCTGGGGTGAACCGAATGGATGTGCTGACGGAGCAACACCTGTGACTGGTCCTGAAGATTTTCCACCTGCTCTGGGTCTTTGAGGCTGCGTGTCTCTGCAAGTCAAACAGCTGACATTACTTACACTGTCTATTTAATAACCAATAGATATAACTGAAGGAATAGCTACCCACCTGGCTTGAACAGCACAATGGCTTTCAGGCAGGCAAACTCAGTAGGATCAACACCCAGGGACTTGAAGCGATGGAAGACCTCCTCCAAGACGCGCAGCTCAGCTGTGGGGGGGCAGGTCTTGGCCTGCTGCGTGGGAGAAAGATCTGGCAGAGTCAGAAGAGGACAGCTGTCCATGGGCAGGGACCACTGGATGGCACACAGGAGGAACATCTCACTCCAAGCCTCTTCAAGGAGAATCACCTGAGgacatcacagaaacacatgtcATCAGTCTCATACATGATTTTCTGTATGATGAAACTGATTCAGTGAATTCAAGTCGGCCTCACCTGGTCTCGGAATGGCAAGTGAGCGAAAACAGGCAAATTCTTTGCCCACTTGACAGACATGAAGAGGAGCCGTGCCGATGTCTCATATATACTCTCTGAACAGCTGGAGGTGTATGGAGACATACGACAGTCGGAGGGAGTCCGATCTCTGTCTGAATCATTGGTTGTCACGTCAATATTCTCATCCACTGTACAACAGAAAAGAAGTTATTCAGATGGTTAACCTACTGGCAGtacaattgtttgtttttttcaatttgaataTGACAACTCTAATTTTGATGTTGACATTTGCATTATCCTTAAAGCCAATCCCCACTTAGCCCCAATCTGAGTAACAAAACTTAATCATAGTGTACGTTCAAAACAATTTTGAAGCCTAATTGAACTTTTGTAACATGATCTCACCATCCTCAGGCTCCAGTTTTGCACAGGTCTCAGCAGTCAGCAGGCTGACCATGAAGCGGTGGTTGTTACTGGGGTTGCTGCAGGGCTGGGTGGTGGCAGAGGTGGTGACAGAGGAGGTGACCAGAGGTCTGCAGATGACCGATGAGTAGGGGGCAGATGAGGTGAGATCCCGTGTCGTGGCAAGGTGCTCCTTCTTAGTATCCACACAGATAGAATCGAGACTGACGTGCGCTGTGCTTCGGGGCTGTCGCTCATTCTGCACAGCTGCCAAAGGCACAAGTatatcaaatatgaaaaaagtaaaGGGTTTAGGTCCTTTTGGTAGAAATTATATCTGCACAGCCACTCTACACAAGCTTGCTCACCATCTTTGTTCATGCCAGCCTGGAGACACTTCTTTAGTCGACAAGCTTGACACTGGTTTCGATGAGCCTTGTCAACAGGGCATGTGCCAGTTCCAGCCTGACACCTgaatattaaagaaaataagataaaattcAGCATGAAGTACTATCTGAAAATACGAAGTATTGCTTGTTACACTTGTTACATTTCTCCGTTATCTATGCTAATTCTGATTCCCTATAAAATCAAATTTTGCTCACCTGTAGATGAGCCTTCGTCGGACACTGCGCTTGAAGAAGCCACTGCAGCCGTTACAGGCGTAGATGCCGTAGTGTTTACCACTGCTTGAATCAGAACACACTTTACAAAGCAGGCCGTGGCCAAGCGCTTTACCTGgaactgaactgttttctgAAGGGAACAGAAATGTACTTAACATTATTTCAAAAATCCTTGAAAGATCAACTGAAGAGTTAATTGtacttatgttttttttacatgaatacATTGAATAATTTCttctattttatttgtattctatACAACATAATTATTCTGACAATATAATTTGATATACAGAAAACATGCATTGTGTTTTATAATGATCTTGTCACTGATT
This sequence is a window from Acanthopagrus latus isolate v.2019 chromosome 8, fAcaLat1.1, whole genome shotgun sequence. Protein-coding genes within it:
- the nr2e3 gene encoding photoreceptor-specific nuclear receptor isoform X1, which encodes MYSCKKNISTINSSVDLSRIFEIMLSTFLFPSENSSVPGKALGHGLLCKVCSDSSSGKHYGIYACNGCSGFFKRSVRRRLIYRCQAGTGTCPVDKAHRNQCQACRLKKCLQAGMNKDAVQNERQPRSTAHVSLDSICVDTKKEHLATTRDLTSSAPYSSVICRPLVTSSVTTSATTQPCSNPSNNHRFMVSLLTAETCAKLEPEDVDENIDVTTNDSDRDRTPSDCRMSPYTSSCSESIYETSARLLFMSVKWAKNLPVFAHLPFRDQVILLEEAWSEMFLLCAIQWSLPMDSCPLLTLPDLSPTQQAKTCPPTAELRVLEEVFHRFKSLGVDPTEFACLKAIVLFKPETRSLKDPEQVENLQDQSQVLLRQHIHSVHPSQSARFGRLLLLLPSLHFVSSEKLEQLFFHRTIGSTPMEKLLCDMFKN
- the nr2e3 gene encoding photoreceptor-specific nuclear receptor isoform X2 gives rise to the protein MEDHMSTFSSENSNNFTNGTEAENSSVPGKALGHGLLCKVCSDSSSGKHYGIYACNGCSGFFKRSVRRRLIYRCQAGTGTCPVDKAHRNQCQACRLKKCLQAGMNKDAVQNERQPRSTAHVSLDSICVDTKKEHLATTRDLTSSAPYSSVICRPLVTSSVTTSATTQPCSNPSNNHRFMVSLLTAETCAKLEPEDVDENIDVTTNDSDRDRTPSDCRMSPYTSSCSESIYETSARLLFMSVKWAKNLPVFAHLPFRDQVILLEEAWSEMFLLCAIQWSLPMDSCPLLTLPDLSPTQQAKTCPPTAELRVLEEVFHRFKSLGVDPTEFACLKAIVLFKPETRSLKDPEQVENLQDQSQVLLRQHIHSVHPSQSARFGRLLLLLPSLHFVSSEKLEQLFFHRTIGSTPMEKLLCDMFKN